The Quercus lobata isolate SW786 chromosome 9, ValleyOak3.0 Primary Assembly, whole genome shotgun sequence region TTCAAAACATGATAATTGCGTTTGGGTTCACAACCATAGCTACAAATAAAGCACAATTGAAAATCATACAAGGCTAAAAACCAACCTTCTCCACAAGACTCaagaaaatttcacaacataaCAAAACCTACTATAGGAATGAAATCAGCAAGCGGGGGGTGGGTGGACTTACACGGAGGCAACTACTGAAGGTAGCATCTCTTAACATGTCTGGAAGGCAACTTCTTAATGCATCACAAGCCCTGcaacataaaaatcaaagaacatttcccttagaaaaaaataaattgagaaagaagaaaTCTCTGCAGGAGAAGGATGTGGCAGCATAATTTGAGAACTGGAATTGCAATCTATTTAACCAACCTTGGAGTGTCAGACAAACAAAGATAGCATCGAATAATATGTTTCAAAAGTCAGGATGAGGGTTGTTCAGCAAGGGCTGCAACCATGTTCCCCAAAACTCTACCTACAGCTAAAAACCATTCCACTGTGGTACAGATATAATCCAAGCCCACATCATCCAACAGAATTTTTTGAACTATAAATATTGCAACCTACCATCAAAAAACCTTTGTCAGACATTTAAGAACCTTAAAATATGATAACAGGTACTTTGGACATGGCCTTGTTAATTAGGCAAAAGATGACAAGATGACAAGTTGAATGACTGAAATGTTGATGAGCAAGAAATGTGTGTCcatttctggaaaatatttCATCACTTAAAAAGTTTCATAGGTAATCCTAAACCTGTGCCTCCCATGCAGCTTTGCAGCAACACCCATTAGAGACAAGGTTAATGTAGAAATAATAacttcaaatgaaaaaaaacaaaaacaaaaaagggaacACATTTTGGGTTTCATTGATTTTCAGTATGCCATATGTACAAATTACAATACTGATCTCATCAGACAAAAATATTATGGAATCACAATAATATCAACAAATTTAGCTCTTGATAAATATGCAAAACTGTGTGCAGCTgtccaaaatataaataagaaaaaagccCCTCTATATCATAGATAATTAGATTCTTGTAAGGCACGGATAATCAAGGAAGCTGCAGAATTTTGTGCTTCCTTTACTCTTGACTTTTCATCTCCCTCTATATATAAAACACCATCTACTGTTGGTATTTTAACTGATGAGACATATTTCTTGTCGTGTGGTGGACCCTCATCCTTCTCAAGGCTGCAAGTTATAGCAAAAGTACATTTAGATTCAATATCTTACGATATAGATATGAAAGTGAGAATTTGAAAAAACAGTGAATACTTGAGAAGAAGAAAGGCAATGAAAAATTTTTATATCCAAAATAGGTGGTGGTTTGACAGTACACACATGGAGGAGATTTAAAAAAAGCATTTCATTGCAAAATTAAACACTGCAATGAAGGTGTGAGTGCCCACAAGCCAATAGAACAAACTACAAAGCCTACTAGTTTATATTCATTTGACATGTCATAGAGATCAGTATTCCTGGTTCCAGTCATTGTAAACCCAGTAATCTAGCTCTTCAAAACATTCCATACCATCCTTATGAAATTCTATATCATAAACTATGGGAGAGAGAGGAGGGAGGGAGGGGGAGAGAGAATACAGAAGGCATAATTGTGGTTCAACTCACAAAATTAACAGGCATGTCATCAAATAATTCAGAACACTCACACACACTGGAggcacacacacaaatatatatatactctctaATTCGTCACTGCTCATAATAAAGAAGCTCATACCTGTAAATAGGCTTAGGCCACTTTTTCTTGCCACAAAGCTCATGTAACTTTTGCTTCGCTCCATCAATCTCAAATGACTTATTgagcccaaaagaaaaatctaaccTCCCAACGTTAGTGGGTATAGATTCCGATAACTTGAGCAAAGCTTGCCTTGCTGCATTAAGCTTTGCAGTTTCCTTCTTCTCAGAAGAACCTAAGGCAATAAACTTACCATCAATATATACAGTCGCAACATTCTTTGCCCCAGTCCTCCTAAACTTAATGTCAACTTGCTTCCCTTGCTTCTGACACAACTCAAACAACATTGTGACAGGCTGTGGTTGTTGTTGCAAGTCTTCAAGTGTGACAATAGGTTCCAAGAGAGCCCTAAAGATCTTCAAATATAAAACAACCAAAGATGAATTCTATATCAACATAGAGATAGACACTAAAAGTCCAaaacaagataataaaaaagacaaatcatttttgacaaataaGAAAAGATGAGTTAAATACACACCACCCATAATTGTTGTAGGTCAAGATTGAGATCAACATATACAGCTGCTGCCACAGACTCCACAATGTCAGCAAGAATCTTTGGGGCTTTTACTGATCCGCCATATACAACTGTATCGTCCTCCTGACTGACCGCATCAGCAAACTCTTTAACCTATAGAAATAACACAAAACCATTTGCATAGAACAAATCAAGAACCAATCTTTGCCCAAATTCTaaacaaattttaaccaaaaataaatccaaaatataCGGATCCTCATCAGAAAATTCACTTATAAACTCTTAAAGAGTCATACACACTGTTTATTCACATTCAAAGGATGCCTTCAATTCATTgcttttttattagaaaaatataagcATCCACTGCCATAGTCAtaaaatatttagttatttgcaCCAAACAAATAAGAGACAATATCTGTCATGATTccaaaaaaatacactttcctTAAGACAAATTCCACCATAAAAAAAGCTCACTAAAAACTCATTactcaaaacctaaaatttcTAGTGACAAAGAAGACAAAAAGTTTATGAACACAACCATCCTCTCCCACATCTAGAAAATTGTTTAATCGAATACATATAGTTTAAAATACACTTTCCTCATATCCCCGCATTCAAAATTTACAATTCCATCctaaattgtttttataattgTATTGATTGTGTACTTCCATCATTTTGCTCATAAATTTATTCTACAACGCCTCAATATTTCAATGTGCCACTTTTTAAACACTATATGCAACTTAAACTACGTGTGGATAAATGGAAACAGGAGACTggtactttttaaatttttttaaagcccCTCTAGCTCAAGTTGCACTTCCTTCTACCACAAAAATTggtatagttttattttttattttttttcccaaataaaaTTGAATCAATAAATCTAGAAagacaatttttgtttttcacaaTTGCTGATGTGGTTTGTTGTGATTGGTTGTATAATAGAATGATGTTAGTGGTAGATTCATGTGAAAGCAGAGTTACTCCAATCTCAACTTACCATTTTAATAAATCgtaaagaaaaaggttttgaaaaaataaaattgtctctagcattgatttttaaaaaaattacaacccGAGGGACTTGAACTTGGACcaaaattcaagaacaaaaattaatacatacatacaaacacatacacaaaatTTCTCTCAGTTAAGTAAAAACTGTAATATTAAACGCTGGCTAACCAATGACTTTAAGCATTGTAGTCGACAATAAATTCAGAATAACgtcttataaataaaaaaaaaaattcagaataaCGTACGAAAAATAACTAAtcctaagaaaataaaagaaaaaaaaaacattaaaacgACAAAAagtaactaataaataaataaattttaaaaaaaataaaaaagttggaAGCTTTGTTTTGACCTTATCATGAAGAGAGGCAGCATTGTGTCTGATAAAGCGGTGGAGTCCATGGCGGACGGCGACGCGAGCGAGTTTCTCGGTGCTGATATTGGCGGCGCGTAGAGACGAGAGCTGTCCAGGCTCGAGGTTAGGGTAAGCCAGGAAGACGTAATTGCTGATAGCGAGGCCGAGCACGGCGTCGCCGACGAACTCGAGGCGCTGGTAGGACTTGAACGACTCGCCGTTGTTGTAAGAGGAGTGAGTGAGTGCTTCTTTTAGTAGCGACTTGTTTTTGAACCTGTAGGAGAGGATTTCTTCCACGGATCTTATAGAAGATTCCATGTCATCAGAAGCACCACCGGATGTGGACGGCggtgaggaggaggaggaggaggaggaggaggagagtgAGGTGGCGGTGGGGATTGTGTAGAGGAAAGGTGAGATTGAGGGCATAGGGAGATTGTAGAGATCGGTGCACCAGTGTGTGAGGATATCTGGCTGAGGATCCAAATCCATTGCGTTCATCGTTATTGGCTTTTTTGCTTTTATGGAAAAAGGGACTCTATATAGTTTCTTTCTTAATTCTTTCAACTTCCTACAATTTCAGGAGAGTCCTAGCTGAGGTATGAATATGAACAGTTATAGGAATAGGATTAACAGCGCGTGGTGGGACGCGCTTTTTGTTGCGTAAGGCGGTGACCTTTTACTGAACTCATGTAAGAAAAGGGCACGTGGCAGAGAGAGAATGTCTGAGACGCGAGCTTTCTTTGAGTTTGAGTCAAGGACACGGGACATGAAATTGTTTGTTCAGTGAGTCTGAGACGGCTGTTATAAATCTGGTACAATACTTTCTTTCGCGGTTTTGTAATATAACTGTTgtaaaaaatttgaacattttaaaaaatatatgaacatgaaacaaaaaaattatattaaaaaaaaaaaaagttaaaatgtaaaattgagCCTATAAGTTTtaccaaaattcatttcagtcctttaattttatcttcaattaatttaatcctctaagtttcaaaagttttcaattCAGGCCTTCGACTAACTTCCTTAATGCTTTACCGTTAAGTGTATcccttctttaattttttaaattaaaaaatcaaaaaaactaatttaattattaaaaaaaaattaagaaatccCAGAAATATAACAAACccaacacacaaacaaacaaaaaatgtcTTTACATTGATTACAACCAAAAATGGCATccaaatacaaaatttcaatacaCAAATTCagagaggaaaataaaaaaaagcacatCAAACTTGAACAAAAGGATCCAACGTCAACCATCAATACTACATACAATTTACAAATTCGCTATTTATTCACCAATGAACCAATTTAtctaggttttacaattttagGGTTCATCTAGTTTTTACAAACAAAATCagaaataagaacaaatttgacttaaaaCTAAACTTGCAAAACCAAATCAGATCAGAGAAAGAGAATCCAAGGAGACCTAGATTagattagagagaaaa contains the following coding sequences:
- the LOC115958952 gene encoding ribonuclease 3-like protein 2: MNAMDLDPQPDILTHWCTDLYNLPMPSISPFLYTIPTATSLSSSSSSSSSSPPSTSGGASDDMESSIRSVEEILSYRFKNKSLLKEALTHSSYNNGESFKSYQRLEFVGDAVLGLAISNYVFLAYPNLEPGQLSSLRAANISTEKLARVAVRHGLHRFIRHNAASLHDKVKEFADAVSQEDDTVVYGGSVKAPKILADIVESVAAAVYVDLNLDLQQLWVIFRALLEPIVTLEDLQQQPQPVTMLFELCQKQGKQVDIKFRRTGAKNVATVYIDGKFIALGSSEKKETAKLNAARQALLKLSESIPTNVGRLDFSFGLNKSFEIDGAKQKLHELCGKKKWPKPIYSLEKDEGPPHDKKYVSSVKIPTVDGVLYIEGDEKSRVKEAQNSAASLIIRALQESNYL